One genomic region from Streptomyces sp. NBC_00582 encodes:
- the pgsA gene encoding CDP-diacylglycerol--glycerol-3-phosphate 3-phosphatidyltransferase, giving the protein MTGVPASAAGGSSPAKQARQTKQANGAAAADVSAVDPVAEGEAQQDAGRAPRGGKLAAAAVNQASVWNIANLLTMLRLILVPGFVALMLADGGYDPAWRAFAWAAFAIAMITDLFDGHIARTYDLVTDFGKIADPIADKAIMGAALICLSALGDLPWWVTIVILGRELGITLLRFIVIRYGVIPASRGGKLKTLTQGVAVGMYVLPLTGWLATLRWWVMAAAVVLTVVTGLDYVRQAIVLRRQGIAAREAASEETEA; this is encoded by the coding sequence ATGACGGGTGTCCCGGCATCGGCCGCGGGCGGCTCCTCGCCGGCGAAGCAGGCGAGGCAGACCAAGCAGGCGAACGGGGCCGCCGCCGCGGACGTGTCCGCCGTCGACCCCGTCGCCGAGGGCGAGGCGCAGCAGGACGCGGGCAGGGCCCCGCGCGGGGGCAAACTGGCCGCCGCGGCCGTCAACCAGGCGAGTGTCTGGAACATCGCCAACCTGCTGACGATGCTCCGGCTGATCCTCGTGCCCGGCTTCGTCGCACTGATGCTGGCCGACGGCGGCTACGACCCGGCATGGCGTGCCTTCGCCTGGGCGGCCTTCGCCATCGCCATGATCACCGACCTGTTCGACGGCCACATCGCTCGGACGTACGACCTCGTCACCGACTTCGGGAAGATCGCCGACCCCATCGCCGACAAGGCGATCATGGGCGCGGCGCTGATCTGCCTCTCCGCGCTCGGCGACCTGCCGTGGTGGGTGACGATCGTCATTCTCGGCCGGGAACTCGGGATCACCCTGCTGCGTTTCATCGTCATCCGGTACGGAGTCATCCCGGCGAGCCGGGGCGGCAAGCTCAAGACGCTCACCCAGGGCGTGGCCGTCGGGATGTACGTCCTGCCCCTGACGGGATGGCTGGCCACTCTGAGGTGGTGGGTGATGGCCGCGGCGGTCGTCCTGACCGTGGTGACCGGGCTCGACTATGTGAGACAGGCCATTGTGCTGCGCCGGCAGGGAATCGCCGCGCGCGAGGCAGCGTCGGAGGAGACGGAAGCGTGA
- a CDS encoding CinA family protein has protein sequence MTSTATDVVRLLTVKGGTLAVAESLTGGLVAAEITSVPGASKVFRGSVTAYATDLKRELLGVDEALLAARGAVDPQVAAQMAAGARKALGADWGIATTGVAGPDPQDGQPVGTVFVAVDGPFGPDSRSAPGGKVEGLRLNGDRAEIRRESVRSVLVLLLRELAGEHTGNERAQDTEQNGGF, from the coding sequence GTGACATCCACGGCCACCGACGTGGTGCGACTACTCACGGTGAAGGGCGGGACGCTCGCTGTCGCCGAGTCGCTGACCGGTGGCCTGGTGGCTGCGGAGATCACCTCGGTGCCCGGCGCCTCCAAGGTCTTCCGCGGCTCGGTCACGGCCTACGCCACGGACCTCAAGCGGGAACTCCTCGGCGTCGACGAGGCGCTCCTGGCCGCCCGTGGAGCGGTGGATCCGCAGGTCGCGGCCCAGATGGCGGCCGGAGCGCGCAAGGCGCTGGGCGCCGACTGGGGCATCGCGACCACCGGGGTCGCCGGCCCCGACCCGCAGGACGGGCAGCCCGTCGGGACGGTCTTCGTGGCCGTCGACGGCCCGTTCGGCCCGGATTCCCGTTCCGCCCCTGGCGGAAAAGTGGAGGGCCTGCGGTTGAACGGCGACCGCGCGGAAATTCGTAGAGAGAGTGTACGGAGCGTGCTCGTACTGCTTCTGAGAGAGCTTGCGGGCGAACACACCGGGAATGAGCGGGCACAGGATACGGAACAGAACGGGGGGTTTTGA
- a CDS encoding response regulator codes for MVQKAKILLVDDRPENLLALEAILSALDQTLVRASSGEEALKALLTDDFAVILLDVQMPGMDGFETAAHIKRRERTRDIPIIFLTAINHGPHHTFRGYAAGAVDYISKPFDPWVLRAKVSVFVELYMKNCQLREQAALLRLQLEGGGKATAGGGAKEPAGLLAELSARLAAVEEQAEALSKQLDDESADAAAVATAAHLERKLTGLRRALDALEPGTGNSAPSVTSQN; via the coding sequence ATGGTGCAGAAGGCCAAGATCCTCCTGGTCGATGACCGGCCGGAGAATCTGCTGGCGCTGGAGGCGATCCTCTCGGCGCTCGATCAGACGCTGGTGCGGGCATCGTCCGGGGAAGAGGCGCTCAAAGCACTGCTGACGGACGACTTCGCGGTCATTCTGCTGGACGTCCAGATGCCGGGAATGGACGGTTTCGAAACGGCCGCGCACATCAAGCGGCGAGAACGCACCAGGGACATCCCGATCATCTTCCTCACGGCGATCAACCACGGCCCGCACCACACCTTCCGGGGGTACGCGGCCGGCGCGGTGGACTACATCTCCAAGCCGTTCGACCCGTGGGTGCTGCGCGCCAAGGTCTCCGTGTTCGTCGAGCTGTACATGAAGAACTGCCAGCTCAGAGAGCAGGCGGCGCTGCTGCGGCTCCAGTTGGAGGGCGGCGGCAAGGCAACTGCGGGCGGCGGCGCCAAGGAGCCGGCCGGGCTGCTGGCCGAGCTGTCCGCGCGGCTCGCGGCCGTCGAGGAGCAGGCGGAGGCGCTGTCCAAGCAGCTCGACGACGAGTCGGCGGACGCGGCCGCGGTGGCCACGGCGGCGCATCTGGAGCGCAAACTCACCGGCCTGCGCCGGGCGCTGGACGCGCTGGAGCCGGGCACGGGCAACAGCGCCCCGTCGGTGACCTCCCAGAACTGA
- a CDS encoding DNA translocase FtsK yields MASRPSAAKKQPAKKAAAPAKAPAKKAAAKKAPAKKAPAKKAAAKKAAPEPKPAPSPTGGIYRLVRALWLGLAHAVGAVFRGIGNGAKNLDPAHRKDGVALLLLGLALIVAAGTWADLKGPVGDLVEILVTGSFGRLDLLVPILLAVIAVRFIRHPEQPDANGRIVIGLSALVIGVLGQVHIACGAPARSDGMQAIRDAGGLIGWGAATPLTYTMGEVLAVPLLVLLTIFGLLVVTATPVNAIPQRLRQLAVRLGVLDDPHADDELSDDDARYDEQWREGLPGRPRRRSGSRAYDPDGAEQEALSERRGRPRRSAVPQPAMDREPDAVDIAAAAAADLDGVVMHGLPPSPIVADLTQGVRVGDREATTPTPVPAARPKQEKLKGGAVPDLTKAPPEEIRDLPPRAEQLQLSGDITYSLPSLDLLERGGPGKARSAANDAVVASLTNVFTEFKVDAAVTGFTRGPTVTRYEVELGPAVKVERITALTKNIAYAVASPDVRIISPIPGKSAVGIEIPNTDREMVNLGDVLRLADAAEDDHPMLVALGKDVEGGYVMANLAKMPHILVAGATGSGKSSCINCLITSIMVRATPEDVRMVLVDPKRVELTAYEGIPHLITPIITNPKRAAEALQWVVREMDLRYDDLAAYGFRHIDDFNEAIRNGKVKAPEGSERELQPYPYLLVIVDELADLMMVAPRDVEDAIVRITQLARAAGIHLVLATQRPSVDVVTGLIKANVPSRLAFATSSLADSRVILDQPGAEKLIGKGDGLFLPMGANKPTRMQGAFVTEAEVAAVVQHCKDQMAPVFRDDVVVGTKQKKEIDEDIGDDLDLLCQAAELVVSTQFGSTSMLQRKLRVGFAKAGRLMDLMESRNIVGPSEGSKARDVLVKPDELDGVLAVIRGESAG; encoded by the coding sequence ATGGCCTCACGTCCCTCCGCAGCGAAGAAGCAGCCCGCCAAGAAGGCCGCTGCTCCCGCGAAGGCTCCGGCGAAGAAGGCCGCTGCGAAAAAGGCCCCGGCGAAGAAGGCGCCCGCCAAGAAGGCCGCGGCCAAGAAGGCGGCTCCGGAGCCCAAGCCGGCGCCCAGTCCCACCGGGGGCATCTACCGGCTCGTGCGCGCCCTCTGGCTGGGCCTGGCGCACGCCGTCGGCGCGGTGTTCCGGGGGATAGGGAACGGCGCGAAGAACCTCGACCCCGCCCATCGCAAGGACGGCGTCGCCCTGCTGCTGCTCGGCCTCGCGCTGATCGTCGCGGCGGGCACCTGGGCCGACCTGAAGGGCCCCGTCGGCGACCTGGTGGAGATCCTCGTCACCGGCTCCTTCGGCCGCCTCGACCTGCTCGTGCCGATCCTGCTCGCCGTCATCGCCGTGCGTTTCATCCGCCACCCCGAACAGCCCGACGCCAACGGCCGCATCGTGATCGGCCTGTCCGCGCTCGTCATCGGCGTCCTCGGCCAGGTCCACATCGCCTGCGGCGCGCCCGCCCGCAGCGACGGCATGCAGGCGATAAGGGACGCCGGCGGCCTCATCGGCTGGGGCGCGGCGACCCCGCTGACGTACACCATGGGCGAGGTCCTCGCCGTACCGCTGCTCGTGCTGCTCACGATCTTCGGCCTGCTGGTGGTCACGGCCACCCCGGTCAACGCGATCCCGCAGCGGCTGCGGCAGCTCGCGGTGCGCCTCGGTGTGCTGGACGACCCGCACGCCGACGACGAACTCTCCGACGACGACGCGCGCTACGACGAGCAGTGGCGCGAGGGGCTGCCCGGGCGCCCCCGCCGCCGCTCGGGCTCCCGGGCGTACGACCCCGACGGCGCCGAGCAGGAGGCGCTCTCCGAGCGCCGCGGGCGGCCCCGGCGCTCGGCCGTGCCGCAGCCCGCGATGGACCGGGAGCCGGACGCCGTGGACATCGCCGCGGCGGCCGCGGCCGATCTCGACGGGGTCGTCATGCACGGCCTGCCGCCCTCCCCGATCGTCGCCGACCTCACCCAGGGCGTGCGCGTGGGCGACCGCGAAGCGACCACGCCGACGCCGGTCCCGGCCGCGCGGCCGAAGCAGGAGAAGCTCAAGGGCGGGGCCGTCCCCGACCTGACCAAGGCGCCGCCGGAGGAGATCCGCGACCTGCCGCCGCGCGCCGAGCAGCTCCAGCTCTCCGGCGACATCACCTACTCGCTGCCCTCGCTCGACCTCCTGGAGCGCGGCGGCCCCGGCAAGGCGCGCAGCGCGGCCAACGACGCCGTCGTCGCCTCCCTGACGAACGTCTTCACCGAGTTCAAGGTCGACGCCGCCGTCACCGGCTTCACCCGCGGCCCGACGGTCACCCGCTACGAGGTCGAGCTCGGCCCCGCCGTGAAGGTCGAGCGGATCACCGCCCTCACCAAGAACATCGCGTACGCCGTCGCCAGCCCGGACGTGCGGATCATCAGCCCGATCCCCGGCAAGTCGGCGGTCGGCATCGAGATCCCCAACACCGACCGCGAGATGGTCAACCTCGGGGACGTGCTGCGCCTCGCCGACGCGGCCGAGGACGACCATCCGATGCTGGTGGCGCTCGGCAAGGACGTCGAGGGCGGCTATGTGATGGCCAATCTGGCGAAGATGCCGCACATCCTCGTCGCCGGTGCCACCGGGTCCGGCAAGTCGTCGTGCATCAACTGTCTGATCACGTCGATCATGGTCCGCGCGACCCCCGAGGACGTGCGGATGGTCCTCGTCGACCCCAAGCGCGTCGAGCTGACCGCGTACGAGGGCATCCCGCACCTGATCACACCGATCATCACCAACCCCAAGCGGGCCGCCGAGGCGCTGCAGTGGGTCGTACGCGAGATGGACCTGCGCTACGACGACCTCGCGGCGTACGGCTTCCGGCACATCGACGACTTCAACGAGGCGATAAGGAACGGCAAGGTCAAGGCCCCCGAGGGCAGCGAACGCGAGCTCCAGCCGTACCCGTACCTGCTGGTGATCGTCGACGAGCTCGCCGACCTGATGATGGTCGCCCCGCGGGACGTCGAGGACGCGATCGTGCGTATCACGCAGCTCGCGCGCGCGGCCGGCATTCATCTGGTGCTCGCCACCCAGCGCCCCTCGGTCGACGTCGTCACCGGTCTGATCAAGGCGAACGTGCCCTCGCGGCTCGCGTTCGCCACCTCCTCGCTCGCCGACTCACGGGTCATCCTCGACCAGCCGGGAGCCGAGAAGCTGATCGGCAAGGGCGACGGGCTGTTCCTGCCGATGGGGGCCAACAAGCCGACCCGTATGCAGGGCGCCTTCGTGACCGAGGCCGAGGTCGCGGCCGTCGTCCAGCACTGCAAGGACCAGATGGCGCCCGTCTTCCGGGACGACGTCGTCGTGGGCACCAAGCAGAAGAAGGAGATCGACGAGGACATCGGCGACGACCTCGACCTGCTCTGCCAGGCGGCCGAACTGGTCGTCTCCACCCAGTTCGGCTCGACCTCGATGCTCCAGCGCAAGCTGCGGGTCGGCTTCGCCAAGGCGGGCCGGCTGATGGACCTCATGGAGTCGCGGAACATCGTCGGGCCGAGCGAGGGTTCGAAGGCGCGTGACGTTCTTGTGAAGCCCGATGAGCTGGACGGGGTGCTCGCGGTGATTCGGGGGGAGTCCGCGGGGTAG
- the rimO gene encoding 30S ribosomal protein S12 methylthiotransferase RimO, which yields MPERRTVALVTLGCARNEVDSEELAGRLEADGWQLVEDAEDADVAVVNTCGFVEAAKKDSVDALLEANDLKGHGRTQAVVAVGCMAERYGKELAEALPEADGVLGFDDYADISDRLQTILNGGIHASHTPRDRRKLLPISPAERQSATDVALPGHGAVVDLPGQGAPVDLPEGVAPQSGPRAPLRRRLDGAPVASVKLASGCDRRCSFCAIPSFRGSFISRRPSDVLNESRWLAEQGVKEIMLVSENNTSYGKDLGDIRLLESLLPELAAIDGLDRVRVSYLQPAEMRPGLIDVLTSTPKIAPYFDLSFQHSAPGVLRAMRRFGDTDRFLELLDTIRSKAPQAGVRSNFIVGFPGESEADLAELERFLNGARLDAIGVFGYSDEEGTEAATYDDKLDQDVVAERLAHVSRLAEELVSQRAEERVGETVHVLVESVDEDGVYGRGAHQAPETDGQVLLTSGEGLAVGRMVEAKVVGTEGVDLVAEPLQGSFGCSEEAGR from the coding sequence ATGCCTGAACGCCGTACCGTCGCACTTGTCACCCTTGGCTGCGCCCGTAACGAGGTGGACTCGGAGGAGCTCGCAGGCCGTTTGGAGGCGGACGGCTGGCAGCTCGTCGAGGACGCCGAGGACGCGGACGTCGCCGTCGTCAACACCTGTGGCTTCGTCGAGGCCGCCAAGAAGGACTCCGTCGACGCCCTCCTCGAGGCCAACGACCTCAAGGGCCATGGCAGAACCCAGGCCGTCGTGGCGGTGGGCTGCATGGCCGAGCGGTACGGCAAGGAGCTCGCCGAGGCCCTCCCCGAGGCCGACGGCGTGCTCGGCTTCGACGACTACGCGGACATCTCCGACCGCCTCCAGACCATCCTGAACGGCGGCATCCACGCCTCCCACACCCCGCGCGACCGGCGCAAGCTGCTGCCGATCAGCCCGGCCGAGCGGCAGTCGGCGACCGACGTGGCGCTGCCCGGGCACGGGGCTGTGGTGGACCTGCCCGGTCAGGGTGCCCCGGTGGACCTGCCGGAGGGCGTCGCCCCGCAGTCCGGGCCCCGCGCGCCCCTGCGCCGCCGCCTCGACGGCGCCCCCGTCGCCTCGGTGAAGCTCGCCTCCGGCTGCGACCGGCGCTGCTCCTTCTGCGCCATCCCGTCCTTCCGGGGTTCCTTCATCTCGCGCCGCCCCAGCGACGTGCTGAACGAGTCGCGGTGGCTGGCCGAGCAGGGCGTCAAGGAGATCATGCTGGTCTCCGAGAACAACACCTCCTACGGCAAGGACCTCGGCGACATCCGTCTGCTGGAGTCCCTGCTGCCCGAGCTCGCGGCCATCGACGGCCTCGACCGGGTGCGGGTCAGCTACCTCCAGCCCGCCGAGATGCGCCCGGGCCTCATCGACGTCCTGACGTCCACGCCGAAGATCGCGCCCTACTTCGACCTGTCCTTCCAGCACTCCGCGCCCGGTGTGCTGCGCGCGATGCGCCGCTTCGGGGACACCGACCGGTTCCTGGAACTGCTCGACACGATCCGGAGCAAGGCGCCCCAGGCGGGCGTGCGCTCCAACTTCATCGTCGGCTTCCCCGGCGAGTCCGAGGCCGACCTGGCCGAGCTGGAGCGGTTCCTGAACGGCGCGCGGCTGGACGCCATCGGTGTCTTCGGGTACTCCGACGAGGAGGGCACCGAGGCCGCGACGTACGACGACAAGCTCGACCAGGACGTCGTCGCCGAGCGGCTCGCCCATGTCTCCCGCCTCGCGGAGGAACTCGTCTCGCAGCGCGCCGAGGAGCGCGTGGGCGAGACGGTGCACGTGCTCGTGGAGTCCGTCGACGAGGACGGCGTGTACGGCCGCGGGGCCCACCAGGCACCCGAGACCGACGGCCAGGTGCTGCTCACATCGGGCGAAGGTCTGGCCGTCGGCCGTATGGTCGAGGCGAAGGTGGTCGGCACGGAAGGCGTCGACCTCGTGGCCGAACCCCTGCAGGGCTCGTTCGGGTGTAGTGAGGAGGCGGGCAGATGA
- a CDS encoding helix-turn-helix domain-containing protein: MSIGNSPEDERPFEDPSEEAPFSIGRALRQARINAGLTVDDVSTATRVRITIIRAIESDDFAPCGGDVYARGHIRTLARAVRLDPAPLIERYDATHGGRPAPTPAAPMFEAERIRPERRGPNWTAAMVAAIVAVVGFVGFTAFKGGDEGTSKDAVAEGSTPTAGVTASPTPKTEKSVDEKPEPSDSAIAAAPQDKVTVQVSATDGRSWISAKDHNGRLLFDGLLKQGDSKTFQDSEKINLVLGDAGAIDLFVNGKKIDDNFQPGAVERLTYTKGDPQAG, translated from the coding sequence GTGTCCATCGGCAACTCCCCTGAAGACGAGCGTCCGTTCGAAGACCCGTCCGAGGAAGCCCCCTTCTCCATCGGTCGTGCCCTGCGCCAGGCGCGGATCAACGCCGGGCTGACCGTAGACGACGTCAGTACCGCCACCCGGGTCCGCATCACCATCATCCGTGCCATCGAGTCGGACGACTTCGCGCCCTGCGGCGGTGACGTCTACGCGCGCGGGCACATCCGGACCCTGGCCCGCGCCGTCCGGCTCGATCCCGCGCCCCTGATCGAACGGTACGACGCGACCCACGGCGGCCGTCCCGCGCCCACCCCGGCCGCCCCGATGTTCGAGGCGGAACGCATCCGTCCCGAACGGCGCGGACCCAACTGGACGGCGGCCATGGTCGCCGCGATCGTCGCCGTGGTCGGCTTCGTCGGCTTCACCGCGTTCAAGGGCGGCGACGAGGGCACGTCCAAGGACGCCGTCGCCGAGGGCAGCACGCCCACGGCCGGTGTCACCGCCTCACCCACGCCGAAGACCGAGAAATCCGTCGACGAGAAGCCCGAGCCCTCCGACAGCGCCATCGCCGCGGCTCCCCAGGACAAGGTGACCGTCCAGGTCAGCGCGACCGACGGCCGCAGCTGGATCTCCGCGAAGGACCACAACGGCCGGCTGCTGTTCGACGGACTCCTCAAGCAGGGCGACTCCAAGACCTTCCAGGACAGCGAGAAGATCAACCTCGTCCTCGGCGACGCCGGGGCGATCGATCTGTTCGTCAACGGCAAGAAGATCGACGACAACTTCCAGCCCGGCGCCGTGGAACGTCTGACGTACACCAAGGGCGACCCGCAGGCCGGGTGA
- a CDS encoding Dps family protein, whose product MYVVKSPLSDADLKTVGDALQGALVDLIDLSLLAKQVHWNVVGSRFRSIHLQLDEVVAVARAHSDTVAERASALGVSPDGRAATVAAGSGLGSVPDGWIKDSDAVGALVAGLGAAITRMRERVAATEHPDPVSQDIFIGITADLEKHHWMFQAENV is encoded by the coding sequence ATGTACGTCGTGAAGAGTCCGCTGTCCGACGCCGATCTGAAGACCGTCGGCGATGCGCTGCAAGGCGCGCTCGTCGATCTGATCGATCTGTCGCTGCTCGCCAAACAGGTCCACTGGAACGTCGTGGGGTCCCGGTTCCGGTCCATCCACCTCCAGCTCGACGAGGTCGTGGCCGTCGCCCGCGCCCACTCCGACACCGTCGCGGAGCGTGCTTCGGCGCTCGGCGTCTCGCCGGACGGCCGGGCGGCGACGGTCGCGGCCGGCAGCGGACTCGGCTCGGTGCCGGACGGATGGATCAAGGACTCCGACGCGGTCGGCGCGCTGGTGGCGGGGCTGGGCGCCGCCATCACCCGGATGAGGGAGCGCGTCGCGGCGACCGAGCACCCGGATCCCGTGAGCCAGGACATCTTCATCGGGATCACCGCGGACCTCGAGAAGCACCACTGGATGTTCCAGGCGGAGAACGTCTGA
- a CDS encoding helix-turn-helix domain-containing protein — MILLRRLLGDVLRRQRQRQGRTLREVSSSARVSLGYLSEVERGQKEASSELLSAICDALDVRMSELMREVSDELALAELAQSAAATPSEPVPTSVRPMLGSVSVTGVPPERVTIKAPAEAVDVVAA; from the coding sequence ATGATTCTGCTCCGTCGCCTGCTGGGTGACGTGCTGCGTCGGCAGCGCCAGCGCCAGGGCCGTACTCTGCGCGAAGTCTCCTCGTCCGCCCGAGTCTCACTCGGCTATCTCTCCGAGGTGGAGCGGGGGCAGAAGGAGGCTTCCTCCGAGCTGCTCTCCGCCATCTGCGACGCGTTGGACGTACGGATGTCCGAGCTCATGCGGGAAGTGAGCGACGAGCTCGCCCTCGCCGAGCTGGCCCAGTCTGCTGCGGCCACCCCCAGCGAGCCCGTGCCCACGTCGGTGCGTCCGATGCTGGGTTCCGTGTCGGTGACCGGTGTGCCGCCGGAGCGGGTGACCATCAAGGCACCCGCCGAGGCGGTGGACGTGGTCGCCGCATAG